One window of the Prionailurus bengalensis isolate Pbe53 chromosome E1, Fcat_Pben_1.1_paternal_pri, whole genome shotgun sequence genome contains the following:
- the RPL23 gene encoding 60S ribosomal protein L23, whose amino-acid sequence MSKRGRGGSSGAKFRISLGLPVGAVINCADNTGAKNLYIISVKGIKGRLNRLPAAGVGDMVMATVKKGKPELRKKVHPAVVIRQRKSYRRKDGVFLYFEDNAGVIVNNKGEMKGSAITGPVAKECADLWPRIASNAGSIA is encoded by the exons ATGTCGAAGCGAG GACGTGGTGGGTCCTCCGGTGCGAAATTCCGGATTTCCCTGGGTCTTCCGGTCGGAGCCGTGATCaactgtgctgacaacacgg GAGCCAAAAATCTGTATATCATCTCTGTGAAGGGGATCAAAGGAAGACTGAATAGACTTCCTGCTGCTGGCGTGGGTGACATGGTGATGGCCACAGTGAAGAAAGGCAAACCAGAGCTCAGAAAGAAGG tacATCCAGCAGTGGTAATTCGACAACGAAAGTCATACCGGAGAAAAGATGGAGTGTTCCTCTATTTTGAAGATAATGCGGGGGTCATAGTAAATAATAAAGGTGAAATGAAAG GTTCTGCTATCACAGGACCCGTTGCAAAGGAGTGTGCAGACTTGTGGCCCAGGATTGCATCCAATGCTGGCAGCATCgcatga
- the CE1H17orf98 gene encoding uncharacterized protein C17orf98 homolog: protein MSRVCECPLRLEKGFILDGVAVSTMARTYERLRPKVWSAIPPYNAQQDYHARRYFRSRVVPPVLRRTEQDLGGTGRDGWIVDYFHIFGQGQRYLNRRNWAGAGHSLQQVTGHDNYNADLKMINGFNGRFGYRRNTPDLRQRPSVFGEVTRFPLF from the exons ATGTCGCGCGTGTGCGAGTGTCCTCTGCGGCTGGAAAAGGGCTTCATCTTGGATGGTGTGGCCGTGAGCACCATGGCCCGCACCTATGAGCGCCTGAGGCCCAAGGTCTGGTCGGCGATTCCGCCCTACAACGCTCAGCAGGACTACCACGCCCGCCGATACTTCCGGAGCCGCGTGGTTCCGCCAGTGCTGCGCCGGACTGAACAG GATCTCGGGGGCACAGGCAGGGATGGCTGGATAGTGGATTACTTCCACATCTTTGGGCAAGGACAGAGATACCTGAACCGGAGAaactgggcaggggcag GGCATTCCCTCCAGCAGGTGACAGGGCATGATAACTACAATGCTGATCTGAAAATGATCAACGGGTTCAATGGTCGGTTTGGCTATCGCAGGAACACCCCAGACCTCCGCCAGCGCCCATCGGTCTTTGGAGAGGTCACCCGATTCCCTCTCTTCTGA